The DNA segment GGAGGCGAGAGCGTCACGAACACGGTCGAAGGGCGCGAGCGCTACACCGTCAACGTGCGCTACCCCCGCGCCTTCCGTTCGGATCCGCAATCCATCGCCACCGAGGTGCAGGTGCCGTTGCCGGCCGGCGGCACGGTGCCGCTGGGCGAGGTGGCCAAGGTCCAGCTGACCCGGGGGCCGACCTCGATCCGCACCGAGAACGGGCAGCTCGCCGTCTACATCTTCGTCGACCTGGCCGGGCGCGATCTCGGCGGCTACGTCGCCGAGGCCCGGGACGCGGTCAACAGGGAGGTCCAGCTTCCGCAGGGCATGAGCGTCCAGTGGAGCGGCCAGTTCGAGTACCTGGAGCGGGCGGAGGCCAGGCTGAAGATCGTGGTGCCCGTGACGCTGCTCGTCATCTTCCTGCTGCTCTACCTGAACTTCCGGCGCCTGACCGAGACGCTCATCGTCATGCTGTCACTCCCGTTCTCGCTGGTGGGCGGGGTCTGGCTGCTCTGGTGGATGGGCTTCAACATATCGGTCGCGGTGGCCGTCGGCTTCATTGCCCTGGCGGGCGTGGCGGCCGAGACCGGGGTGATCATGCTGATCTACCTCGACCATGCCTGGGACGAGCAGCGGGCCGCGGTTGCCGCCGCGGGCCGCGAGGCGACACGTGCGGACCTGTACCAAGCCATCATGGTGGGGGCGGTCGAGCGCGTGCGCCCGAAGATGATGACGGTGGTCGCCATCATGGCCGGGCTCGTGCCGATCCTGTGGAGCACGGGTGCCGGGTCCGAGGTCATGCAGCGCATCGCGGTGCCGATGATCGGCGGCATGGTGTCCTCGACCGTGCTGACGCTCGTCGTGATCCCGGCCATCTATGGCCTAGTGAAGGCGCGTGGGCTTCCGCACCGAAGCCCTCCTCGCACCGGCACTCCGAAGCCTGGTAAGGCTCTGGTCCGCGTGCAGCCGCGCCTGGTCAATCCCGCCGAGTGAGTGCGGGGCGGCGTCGCCCCGACCATCGGGAAAAGTTTTCATCACACGCCACGAGAGGAAGCCGGAACCATGCCGCAGAGTGTATTGGATTGCCTCGTGATCGGCGGTGGACCGGCAGGCCTTACGGCCGCGATCTACCTGGCCCGCTTCCGCCGGCGCTTCCAGGTCTTCGATGCCGGTGCAAGCCGTGCGGCCCTGATCCCGACCTCGCACAATCACGCGGGCTTTCCCGAAGGCATTCACGGCCGGGCGCTTCTGGGCCGGATGACGGAACAGGCGCGCAAGTACGGTGCCCATATCGTCCCGGGGTCCGTCACGCGCCTGGAGCGCCGGCCGGACGGCGTCTTCCTGGCCACGCTGGACGGGGAGCCGATCCCGGCCCATACCATCCTGCTGGCGACCGGGGTTGTCGACCGCGAGCCGGACCTGCCCGACGTGCCGGACGCGATCCGGCGCGGGCTGGTGCGCCATTGCGGGATCTGCGACGGCTACGAGGCTATGGGCAAGCGGGTCGCGGTGATCGGGCACGGCAGCAGCGGGCTGCACGAAGCGCTGTTTCTGCGGACCTACACCGCCGACATCACTCTGCTGTCGCTGGGTCGGTCCCTGGTGCTGACGAAGGAGGAGCGTCGGCAAGCGGCACAGGCCGAGATCGTGATCGTCGAGGAGCCGGTCAGGCGCGTGGTCGTCGAGGGGGATCAGGTCCGTGCGCTCGACATGCTCGGCGGGGCGTGCCGGTCGTTCGATGTGCTCTACGCGGCGCTGGGCAGCGACGCCCGGTCCGACCTTGTGCACGGTCTGGGCACCCGTCTGGATGACAAGGGCTGCGTGGTGACAGACGAGCACCAGCGCAGTTCGACCGACGGCCTGTTCGCCGCCGGCGACGTGGTGCGCAGCCTCGACCAGATCAGCGTCGCGATGGGCCAGGCCGCCATCGCCGCGACGGCGATCCACAACCGCCTGCGCGGGGTGCCGTCGCCGAGGGGAGCTCCGGACGACACGCTGTCGTTCTCACCCCAGGACCTGTGCACCTGCTGTTCGCCGCCTGACGCAAGACGGCACTGAGCCCCGGCACCGGCGACGTTGCGATGCGACCGGCCGGACGCGAAATCCCGCAGCGTCCGCGATCCCGCGGCGGCGGCACACTCGGCTGGGCGTCCGCTCTTGACCTCGGGACTTGTCCTCGCATGCTGAACGCTTTCCGAGTGGGCCCTTGCGACCGCGCACGCTCTCGTCAAGAGGCCCTCCGCGTCGGCCACCCGCGTCAGCTCGGTCTGATCCGCTTGGCCGCCCTGCCGCTCACTCGAAAGACATTCCCACTATAATCGTTCGCCTGCCATTCCGAGTTTATACAAGACGCACCAAGATCCAGTCAAATCCGGAGAATATCTTGTCATGTGACGCAGCTTTTCTGTGCTGCTCCCCGGAGTTTTTGTGAATTCGACTACGGCGCGCTACGCCTCTGCGGGTTGAATGGATAACGTCCCGGACTGTTTCCGTCTGGGCGCGAACCGGAACCCGCCCCGGACATCGGAACCGACCGATGGCGTCCTGGTGATCGGCTCGGTCGACAAGACACCTGCCCGCTCCAGGCGTCCCCCCCGGTCGGGTCGGGCCGGGAAGCCGTAGGACGACGTCGGTGCCGCGGCTTGTATTCTGTGGCAGCCGGCGGCGAATTGTAACCTTTCCTGCGCCGGGTCCGAATGTTCGATGTGAAGGGGCCGCAACGCGCGCGCCCTCCGCCTCGAAGGAGCGTCCGGGCTCTCGCCAGGGCGGCGCCTAAGCCGTCCCGGCCAGCCGGATCAGAAAGAAGGACCACCGATGTCTGATCTTGGCCAATCGAGCCGAAAGAGCGCGCTCACTGCGGCTGTCGCCGCGCTGTTGCTCGCGGGTGGCGTGCAGGCGCAGGCCGCGCCGATGGGCGACATGACTGGTATGAGCGGCAAGGCTGGCGCGGAGAGCGGAAAGCAGCAGACGGCCAGCACCACTGGGACCGTCGCGGCCGTGAACACGGGCCAGCACAAGGTGACCTTCGACCACGAGCCGATCCCGGCGATCAACTGGCCCGCCATGCACATGGAGTTCCCGGCGGCCTCCTCGGTCGATCTCTCGAAGGTCAAGCCGGGCGAGAAGGTCAAGTTTACTCTGAGTGGGAGCAAGGGCTCCTACACCGTTCAGTCGATCACCCCGGCCCAGTAGGGCAGACGGGCCGGAAGGGCATGCCATGATCCACCGCCGTGCACTCGTCGGCGTTCTTCTTGCGGTGACCGTGCCGTCCATGGCCGCGGCGCAGGGCGCCCAAACCGCCATTCTCTACAAGAACCCGCAATGCCAGTGCTGCGACGCCTACGCGAAGGTGCTCCAGCGCAACGGGATTGCGGTTACCGTCGAGGAGACTCCCGCGCTCGCGGCACTCAAGCGCGAGCACGGCGTGCCCGAGCCGCTCCAGGGCTGCCATACGCTGCTCATCGACGGCTACGTCGTCGAGGCACACGTGCCGGTCGCCGCGGTCAAGAGGCTGCTGGCTGAGCGGCCCGCCATCAGGGGCATATCGCTGCCGGGCATGCCGGCGGGCTCGCCGGGCATGGACGGGGAGAAGACGGCGCCGTTCACGGTCTACGAGATCAGCGACGGCGCCCCGAAGGTCTTCGCACGCGAGTAGCGCGAAGGCAGGACTACTTCGAAACGCACGGACGACAGGAGAAATTTATGTCCAAGATCTCGCAGCTCGCACCCGCCGCTCTCGGCTTTGCTCTGTTCGCCGGCATCGCCGCTGCCTCGGCCGAAACTGCCACGAACCCCGCACCCTCGGACAAGGGGGTGATGGGCGGCATGATGCAGGGTGACGGCATAATGCCGATGATGCAGGAGATGTCGAAGATGATGGGTAACTGCAACAAGATGATGCAGACCATGATGGACCGGCAGAACCAGGGCGGGTCCGGCCAGCAGAACCCAGACAAGCGCGGCTGAGCCGGAGACGCGCGCTGACCCGCTGACCGCGAGGGCCGCGCGCAGTCGGACCTCCCGCGGTGGTGGCCGGGCCGTCGGTGGGCGAGCTCCAATTGTAGCTAAGCTTCCCAACGCCTTCGTGGAGTCGTTCAACGGCAGGCTCCGGGACGAGTGCTTGAACGAGACCCTGTTCCGCAGCCTCGGCCACGCACGGGCCGTGCTGAGCGCGTGGCGGGACGATTACAACTGCTCATCAGAACGCACATCTCGCTATGTTATTGAGGCGAAGAGGGATTGTTGCGCCGGATGCGGTACCGCGCGGTGTTTGCCGCGGTTCGATGCCTCCTGCGCGAGGGCTTTGGCGCCCGGGCCGTCGAGAGCGGCGCGGCTGAACACCCAAGGTCCGTCGGCGAGCGGATGCATGGCATCGACCTCGCCCCGTTCCGCCGCCAGACGAAGCGTGCGC comes from the Methylobacterium currus genome and includes:
- a CDS encoding DUF411 domain-containing protein; amino-acid sequence: MIHRRALVGVLLAVTVPSMAAAQGAQTAILYKNPQCQCCDAYAKVLQRNGIAVTVEETPALAALKREHGVPEPLQGCHTLLIDGYVVEAHVPVAAVKRLLAERPAIRGISLPGMPAGSPGMDGEKTAPFTVYEISDGAPKVFARE
- a CDS encoding copper-binding protein: MSDLGQSSRKSALTAAVAALLLAGGVQAQAAPMGDMTGMSGKAGAESGKQQTASTTGTVAAVNTGQHKVTFDHEPIPAINWPAMHMEFPAASSVDLSKVKPGEKVKFTLSGSKGSYTVQSITPAQ
- a CDS encoding NAD(P)/FAD-dependent oxidoreductase; the protein is MPQSVLDCLVIGGGPAGLTAAIYLARFRRRFQVFDAGASRAALIPTSHNHAGFPEGIHGRALLGRMTEQARKYGAHIVPGSVTRLERRPDGVFLATLDGEPIPAHTILLATGVVDREPDLPDVPDAIRRGLVRHCGICDGYEAMGKRVAVIGHGSSGLHEALFLRTYTADITLLSLGRSLVLTKEERRQAAQAEIVIVEEPVRRVVVEGDQVRALDMLGGACRSFDVLYAALGSDARSDLVHGLGTRLDDKGCVVTDEHQRSSTDGLFAAGDVVRSLDQISVAMGQAAIAATAIHNRLRGVPSPRGAPDDTLSFSPQDLCTCCSPPDARRH